The DNA window CGACACCCGCCGGGCCGCGCAAACCACACCCGCCGGGCCACGCCTAATCGCGGGCCAGATGCCGGACCCGCTCCCACACCGCCCCGTCCGCCACCCCGACCCGCCGCCGGAACCCCCGCAGCCCCACTTCCCGCAGCTCGTCCGTCTCCAGATAGCTGCGCCGCCCCCGCGCATCCCCCACGGCCCCGGGCGGCAGCGCGATCACCCCGGCCCGCTCCTCGTGGTGCTTGCTGGTGATCTTCGCGATCCGGGCCCGGCCGCCCCGTACCGACAACACCAGGCAGGGCCGGTCCTTCGACCCGGGCCCGTCCTCGTACGGCACATCGGCCCACCAGATCTCCCCGGCCCGCGGCACCCGGTCCGGCCGCCGCCCGCCCGGTTCCCCGGGGCGCGCGGGTGGTCGCGTGCGCCCCCCGGGCCGCTTCCCCCGCCCTCGGCCGTCCACCACGGCCGCCACCAGCGCGATCATCACCACGGCGACCAGCGCCACCCACCAGGACGTGTCCATAACCCCGACCGTACCGGCGCCCCGCCCGCCACGCGCGCTCCGCCCGAACCGGTGACAACGCAGGTGAGTTCCCCCACAACGCCCCGCCATCGAGGAGCGACCGGCTCCGTCGCGCCTTACGCTCGACGAACCCGCACGAACCCTCCCCGTCCCTGCTACGGAGGTTCACGCTCCATGAAGCTCACCGTCGTCGGCTGCTCAGGGTCGTTCCCGTCCGCGGAATCGGCCTGCTCGAGCTACCTCGTCGAGGCCGACGGCTTCCGGCTGCTTCTCGACCTGGGCAACGGCGCCCTGGGAGAGTTGCAGCGCCACGTCGGTCTCTACGACATCGACGCCGTCTTCCTCAGCCACCTGCACGCCGACCACTGCATCGACATGTGCGGTTACTTCGTCGCGCGCTACTACCGGCACGAAGGCGGCCGTGCCCCCGCGATCCCCGTGTACGGACCGGAGGGAACCGAGCAGCGCCTCACGACGGCGTACGCCGACACCCCGACCGAGAAGTCGATGGCCGAGGTCTTCGACTTCCACACGCTCAAGCCGGGCGTGTTCGACATCGGTCCCTTCTCGGTACGCACGGAGAAGGTGGCGCACCCGGTCGAGACGTACGGCATCCGCGTCGAGCACGCCGGCAAGTCCCTCGCGTACTCCGGCGACACCGGAGCCTGCGCGGCCCTGAACGAACTGGCCGCCGGCGTCGACCTGTTCCTGTGCGAGGCGTCGTTCACGTACGGCAAGGAGGACATCCCGGACCTCCACCTCAACGGCCGCGAGGCGGGCGAATGCGCCGCGCGGGCCGGGGCCGGCCGGCTGGTCCTCACCCACATCCCGCCGTGGACGAACGCGGAAGTGAACCTGGCCGACGCGCGCGCCGTCTACGACGGCCCGGCGGAACTCGCGGTCGCCGGCGCGGAGTACGAACTCTGACGTACGACGGCATCCCACGCGCACACGAGAGGGCCCCCGGACCGGTGACACGGTCCGGGGGCCCTCTCGCCCGTACGGCTGCGGCTTACTTCGCCTCGGCCTTCTGGAGCTCGGCGAGCTCCTCGTCGGACTCGCGGCCCGGCGTCGGGAGGTTGAACTTGGTGATCGCGAACCGGAAGACCACGTAGTAGACGACCGCGAAGCAGAGGCCGACCAGGGCGAGGCCCCACGGGTTGGTCGCGATGCCCAGGTTGAGCACGAAGTCCACCGCGCCGGCCGAGAAGCCGAAGCCGTCCTTCATGCCGAGCGCCCAGGTGAGCGCCATCGAGACACCGGTCAGGACCGCGTGGACCGCGTACAGCACCGGGGCGATGAACATGAAGGTGAACTCGATCGGCTCGGTCACACCGGTGACGAACGCGGTGAGCGCGAGGGAGAACATCATGCCGCCGACGACCTTGCGGCGCTCGGGACGCGCACAGTGGGTGATCGCGAGGCAGGCCGCCGGAAGGGCGAACATCATGATCGGGAAGAAGCCGGTCATGAACTGCCCGGCGGTCGGGTCACCGGCCAGGAAGCGCGCGATGTCGCCGTGCTTGCCCTCGAACTCACCGGCCTGGAGCCACGGGAAGGAGTTCAGGAGGTGGTGCATGCCGATGGGGATCAGCGCGCGGTTCGCGACACCGAAGATGCCCGCGCCGACGGCGCCGGAACCGACCAGCCACTCACTCAGGTTGTGCAGACCCGCACCCAGCACCGGCCAGATCAGGCCGAAGACGATGCCCACGACCAGGCCCGCGAACGCGGACAGGATCGGGACGAGGCGGCGGCCGCCGAAGAAGCCCGCCCAGTCGGGCAGCTTGGTCCGGTAGAACTTCTGGTACAGGAGGGCCACGACGATGCCCATGGCCACGCCACCGAGGACACCGGCGTTGACCGGAGCCTCGTTCATGACGATCTTGCCGTCGACGACGGCGGCGACCTTCGGCAGGTTGGAGTCGGTGAAGGTGGCGAGCACCTTCTGGAAGACCAGGTAACCGGTGACGGCCGCGAGAGCCGTCGAGCCGTCCGACTTCTTCGCGAAGCCGATCGCGATACCGACGGCGAACAGCAGCGGCATGTTGTCGAGGATCGCCCCGCCACCGGCCGCCATGTAACCGGCGAGCTTGGTGATGAAGGCCGGGAACGACTCCTTGCCGAGCATGTCGGCCTGGCCGAAACGCACCAGGAGCGCGGCAGCCGGCAGCACGGCGACCGGCAGCATGAGGCTGCGGCCGATGCGCTGCATGACAGCCATCGCGCCGGAGCCCTTCTTCTTGGCGGCCGCGGGGGCGGCGGCGCTGTCCGTGGACATCATTTCCTCCATGGGGCAAGGCGCCGCCAGGGGGGAACCGGGGGACGGCGGCGTCTTCGGGATCAACGCGGCGCGTCGCCACGTGGTCTACACCACTCAGTGGTGTAGACCAGTTTTAGCACGGTGAAGGACGGATAAGGAACCCGCAATTCCAGTGCTCCGAAACACACCCTTCCAGCCAGGACAAATGCCCCCGGACCGGACACGCCCGAGGGCCTTGCGCGGGGTCGGGGCTACCTGAGGGCCGGGAGCTACTTGACGGTCTCCTCCTCCACCTCTTTCTCGACCTCCTCCGGTTCGCGGCCCGGAGTGGGGATGTCGAACTTCGTGATCACCAGGCGGAAGACCGCGTAGTACACGACCGCGAAGCACAGGCCGATCGGAATGATCAGCCACGGTTTGGTGTCCAGGTGCCAGTTCACGACGTAATCGATCAGACCGGCGGAGAAGCTGAACCCCGCGTGCACGCCCAGCGCCCAGGTGATCGCCATCGAGGCGCCCGTTAGGAGTGCGTGCAGCCCGTACAGCAGCGGCGCCGCGAACATGAAGGAGAACTCCAGCGGCTCCGTCACGCCCGTGACGAACGAGGTGAGGCCCACGGAGATCATCAGGCCCATCACCCTCTTGCGGTGTTCGGGGCGCGCGCAGTGCGCGATGGCCAGCGCCGCCGCCGGAAGACCGAACATCATGATCGGGAAGAAGCCCGACATGAACTGCCCCGCCGACGGGTCCTCGGCGAAGAACCGGGTCAGGTCACCCTGAACGACCTTGCCGTCCGCCGTCCGGAA is part of the Streptomyces agglomeratus genome and encodes:
- a CDS encoding type II toxin-antitoxin system PemK/MazF family toxin — its product is MDTSWWVALVAVVMIALVAAVVDGRGRGKRPGGRTRPPARPGEPGGRRPDRVPRAGEIWWADVPYEDGPGSKDRPCLVLSVRGGRARIAKITSKHHEERAGVIALPPGAVGDARGRRSYLETDELREVGLRGFRRRVGVADGAVWERVRHLARD
- a CDS encoding MBL fold metallo-hydrolase; protein product: MKLTVVGCSGSFPSAESACSSYLVEADGFRLLLDLGNGALGELQRHVGLYDIDAVFLSHLHADHCIDMCGYFVARYYRHEGGRAPAIPVYGPEGTEQRLTTAYADTPTEKSMAEVFDFHTLKPGVFDIGPFSVRTEKVAHPVETYGIRVEHAGKSLAYSGDTGACAALNELAAGVDLFLCEASFTYGKEDIPDLHLNGREAGECAARAGAGRLVLTHIPPWTNAEVNLADARAVYDGPAELAVAGAEYEL
- a CDS encoding PTS transporter subunit EIIC, which codes for MSTDSAAAPAAAKKKGSGAMAVMQRIGRSLMLPVAVLPAAALLVRFGQADMLGKESFPAFITKLAGYMAAGGGAILDNMPLLFAVGIAIGFAKKSDGSTALAAVTGYLVFQKVLATFTDSNLPKVAAVVDGKIVMNEAPVNAGVLGGVAMGIVVALLYQKFYRTKLPDWAGFFGGRRLVPILSAFAGLVVGIVFGLIWPVLGAGLHNLSEWLVGSGAVGAGIFGVANRALIPIGMHHLLNSFPWLQAGEFEGKHGDIARFLAGDPTAGQFMTGFFPIMMFALPAACLAITHCARPERRKVVGGMMFSLALTAFVTGVTEPIEFTFMFIAPVLYAVHAVLTGVSMALTWALGMKDGFGFSAGAVDFVLNLGIATNPWGLALVGLCFAVVYYVVFRFAITKFNLPTPGRESDEELAELQKAEAK